CCGCTCACCAACCTCTGccattctctcttctttctgctGCACCTTGACTACAGGCCTGTGCTTCTTACTCAGAGTCGGTGCTTTCTTTTTTTGGCCCCTTCCCCGCAGCCGGGTCTGGGAACACTCATTCCCGTCTTTCTCCACCTCCATGACATCATCAGTATGATTCTGGCTAAGGTCAGGAGGTTTAGAGGCAGTGGAAAGTACCTCTTCTACTGGGTCCCTTACAACATTTCCTTGCATTGCCAAATAGTTTTTCACTAGATTTTTGTTCACTTTAATAAAAGATTTTGGACAGTTTTTCCAAGGCCAAGATCTATCTTCAACTTTTATTTGATCAAGTCCCTGGGAGTCAGAGGTCTTGTTATTGTCCTCTATGAAAGAGCCTTGTCTGTCTCCCTTATCATCAACAATAGGTTTCTCCAACCTCTTAGCCACCAGTAATTTAGTGACAGAGGATTTGCTAGATTCGTTACCCTTTTTATTAGAACTTTTGCAAGATCCAGTCATTTCTTCTTCCCAGCTTGCCTCTTTATGGACATCCACAACTGCATTAGTATGTAATGTCGGTTGAGTCATGTCTGAAGATCTAGAATCTACATTGACATTGTCATCTTTGCTGGGCTGCAATGAGTTCAAGTGAAGGACACCCTCAGGTAGCCTCACCGATGTGCCACGGTCTTGGGATGAGCTCCAATTAACAGACCTGCGGGATGTCAGTGGAAAACTCTCTTCTGGTGCAGTCTCATTCAACTTAGGACACTTAGGGTTGCTATGAGAGGACCTAATTTCAACCATTGGGGAAATGTTCCTCTTCTTGGTGGTGTATTTTTGCAGACTTTTGGATCTGGGTTGAGGTCTCTTCCCGATGACATCTAAGTGCTGCCCAGAAACAGGAAATTCCTGATTCAAAGTGGTTGTCATGGTGGTTTCCATCTCCAGATTACATGCTGAACTACAGTCATTTCCATCATATGTTAAGGCACTGGTTACATCCCTAATACTGCAGGGTCCTGTGCTATTATCACACAAAGTCCTATTAATATGCTCTAATACACTGCCATCAGTTGAAGTGGCCTCTAGTGTTTGAGACATATTTTTAATACTCTCTCTTCGTCCTCCCCCCTTGTCCTTCACCTGCATCAAAAGTACATGTGTTTCAGACGGTTTTTGAGTTGTTTTGATGTACATGGTAGAATGAACCCGAGGAAGCCCCATCCTTTTAAGAGAGTGAGGTTCATCATATGGTTCCATTCCTACTCTGGGCATGACAGGTTCTACATCTATTGTGTGTTCTACTGGAGATAATGTGGAACTTTCTAAGTCATTATCTACGGTGTCTTCTGTTCTTGTAAcctcttcccatctctctcctttcatcaGTTTCACTCTTTTCCTGTCCTTCTTGATTGTTGTAAGAGGTGCTGCTAAGCATCTCCTCTTGGCTCTCTTTGCCCGGCCTGCCATATGGCTTTGCTTTTCTTCACACTCATTTTGaagagactgactgactaatgCATGGTTATTCAGTGTAATTTCATTTACACTAACATTTAATGGTTTTCTTGGGCTTCTTCGAACAGAGATACCCAACTGGTGACCACATAACATATTTTGGTCTTGAGGCAACCCAACACTTGCTGAACTGTTATCTGCCTGACAGAGAGTCCCTGGAGAGGTAGGGCTACTTCTTTCACTGTCATTCGAGTCCCAGACTTTTGTCTCTTCATAACATTTTGCTGTAAGCGGTTTGGCCTTGGGCTTAAAGTCTACAATTTCAGCTGGTAAACTAGAGAAGCTCTCGGCATCAGATGCTCCAGTTGTAGCAGGAGGACAGCTTTGTATTTCAGATGTATTTTGACAAACAAGTTGTTGGCACATTGGTCTTTGCAGTTCAAGCGTAGAATCCTTCTGTTTCTCTATTTGAACTTTAGGAACCAGCTTGGGGCCACATGAGACACTTGACGAGTCAGGGTGTTGGAAGGATGAGTTTAACTTGGACTCGGTTGAATCAGAACCATCCTTAATACTACTTCTTAGTAGACGCCTACTCTGCTTACACGGTAAATAATCATTATTAATCTCCTTTTCTGAGCTGTTTGACCCAAGGGTGTCACTTTGCTTATCTTCAGGCTGAATTAAATTATTGGTAAGAGTGCTGTGGGTTTCAAAGTTCATGCTGAAGTTTAAGCATTTACGAAAGGCAGAGTCATGTCCTACTTTTCCAACCTCAAAGGGGTTCTTGACTGTTTCAGAGGTTATCCCATACCCAGGTCCTTGTTGTGGAGAACCATGAGAAGCAGAGATGTCCAAATCTGGTTCAGGTGGGGAGCCATTAGGTTTAAAAAGTCGGACTGGACTCATGACAATCTCAGTGAAACTGGCCATCTTGGATTTAAACGACTGAAACAATGGGCCAATCACCCATTGCGCCATTGAGGGCGGTCGTTCAGGGGACTTCACACAGTCGTAATCGGCTTCCATGTCTGATTGGTTGAAATCAAAATCATCTTCACTCTGTCCAGCAGTTTTCACATTAAAAATGTGCGTGGAAGAGGATGGAGTAACTTtgtttgtgccttttgtttccTTGTGCCtacaatggaaaaacaaaaaagaaaatgtgaacagaaaaacaaaaaaaagtaataaataCAGCTCAAATTAAACCAAGTACAACTAGATGTGCTGGTATTAAACTAAGGCAAATCACTAACAGCTTAGTTTCATACATACAAATTAGTCATACTAAATAATTCCCTGACTAATAACCTGTACCTTGAACTAGAGTTGGCAAAATGAAGAGGTTGAACGTAGTTTGACAAGCCTGCCGCTAATCTGAAATGTTGAGATCTCAGTCCATTTCCTTCATCTACTCATCCATCTCTCATCACAAAGAAAATCAATCTTCCATAAACACATCTTTCACTGACCTAATCCTTTTCTCCAGATACGGTTAAAATCAGTTTCtgaatatttaaacaaaacaatatgcaCAAAAACTGCAGACTACGTTACAGTCATACTCACTTAGACATTTGATATCTTGATGCAACATTGAGATCCAAATCGCTCTGGAATATAAATATGTCATTAACACCTTCCCAGCATAATCACTGAGTTACTTCAGTCTTATTTACTGAATAGTTCTTTAAACATTAAAGATGCAGTTGGCAATTTTTGCACAAGAGTTGTAAGAGTGACAATATAAGAGCCACGAAAATTGTGTACAGTTTCatgtatttgttcatttgtGTCCCATGTAATCATACTGAACATAAAGGCAGACTGAGGTATGATAGCGATTCTACTAATAGACAACATGTATACAACATTTTACACAACAAGCCCAAAATTTGTGGTTTAAAAACTCAATGTCGTTAATCGCTAGTCTGATACTGCATATTTAACACAAAAATGCTGTCCTTTCTGGGTTTTTGTAGCAACAACTCTATTTTACACGCTTGAGTGTTTTAACTAATATTGTATGctgaattttgtcatttccatccatatattctaattagataatgcacaCTAAAATGCATCTGTTTTCCCATACCATATTAACAtttggaaataaaatgtaatttcctcgTACATTAACTGAATTAATCAACTGGGCgttgaaacatttttgtttcatttggaaGTTCTACATAATAGTTTTATAATacactatttcaaataactaggctaCAATATTCTATGCAGAAGAGCTAGAGGTGATACATCATAATGCGAGGTCAAATTtaattgtcattgctttgtGGTTGCATTTTGTGAAGAGCAATCGTTAACAACATGGGTGTAGTGCTTGTTCTAAAGCTGAACACAACTGCACGCTCTGGAAGCCAAATGAAAGAGGGGAGCTCAATAATTTGTAGATGAATTGTTGGTTTTGCTCCAGAAAGTTGGCGGTCAAAAGCGCAAATACCACAGATCTGTGGCCTTactcacaaaacattttgtcttaCCACTAGGAGACCTCATAAACAGCACTATACGTTCCTAGCTAAGAGTCTCctcttaaaaagtattcacaaagctgctaagaccaacttttactaaagAATGGGGAGGAGTTgtaagctaagagaaagggcggggttgaccctGTTGCTACGGATGATGTTGTGTACCACAAATAAGCTTGCTTACTATGCCCACATTGGGCTGAAGGCGGAGGGGTCtctcagtgaattcatcatagcaaaactgtagaaggatgtgtcttgtgccatattgaaatagatattaaaataaaaatctagcCTAAGTGTCACTGATAAaaaatgaaaccaagaatgacatactgactagtcaagatgtGTTCAGacaattgtcagcctcttacattTCTGGCAGCTCATAAAGAAATGCacattcatcttttgatggtgcaataattgtgtgtcccatctatagcaccaactacaccaggtggtccaaCTTTTTGACGAGGTTATGATTATGCTAATTATCAGCTGAGAACACTCAAAGATAAAGAGTCACTGGGGCTGCTGTCAGGGTTTTGCCGGAATCTCTTCTTTGGTTTCCAAAGACAGATTCACTACAGGCCATCAGGAAGGGTTAATAGTGGCTTTACAATGGCTGTTCCAATGTATAATTTGTGTACTACACTCCAGAATAAATTAACATTGTAACATGTTCTATTTCTAAACAGGATTTTTCAGGACCACATCAAAACAGATGTAGTCATTATTTACCTCTAAATTAAGTCATGAAACGATAAGGGATTATacttctaaaaacatttaataaccagACAAGATATGTTGAAGACTTCAAACCGAAGGAACATGTTTCTGTGAAGCACACACACGGCTTTGTAACAGTGTACCGTTGTAACGGAAACATTTAATATAGCAGTATCACCTGTTCACTAACGGACATTTGTTTCAGATTAACAAGTTATCTTCAAGGCATCAAACAACAGATCATGCTGCCAATTGAACATGCTTCTATAGAAGTATACAAGTTGTGGCAAAAAAAATTTGGCCCAACACGCCCTAaagtgttccctttgagtggcCGAGGCGTTTCGCATCTATTTGAGGCTTGTAGATGCATCATGGGTATTAGTGACCATAGAAACAACGCAACCAGCGGTGCAATACATTAATTTTACAACTGTACATCATGGAATGTAGGGTTTTAAAGGCTCAAAGCTGGTTTTGtggcataaaatgtaaattgtctaTATATCTAACAATTATACTATATCTTAACTCCCAAAAGTAATTTAGGACCAACCAAGTTTCCTTTGCTTGTTTTTTGCCTGAGGACATATTGATCCCTACAACATGGGTGTCACTGGTTGCCCATCCCAGGACTAGTTAGGCCAGTCAGGTTTGCAGACAATATTTCCTCCTCAATGTGAGTAAGATGCAGCAGGCTGCAAAGGAGGATTAATGGACGCCTTTCACCCGTTTAAACCAAGGGTTTGTGTAGGGCACTGCAGTACCCAGTGCAATATTAAGGTTAAGATGACCTAGAGTAgaaagaaactgacagacaaaTACACTCTTACTGCATACCTTTCTCAGCAGTTTGTCTGTTGTATCGGTTCTCATTAGCTTAACTGACAGGGACTGAGACAGCTGCACCTAAGGGTAAGAGAAGTGAACGGATTACCAAACAAGTCCCTTCTGATAATCCCTTATAATGTGCAACTACCATGCGACTACCATgctgctctccctctccctcttggGGGGTGATGCCTTTCTTCTGGACGGTTTCTGAGCTGCCACTCTGTCTTTGGGCTCTCGGTGCTTCGATGTCTTCTGAATGCGGCCACTTCTCCTCCTGTCAACAGGCTTTTTGCCATCTTCACAACTGGAACATAAGCAATTGTTGTTTGGACATTGTAATTGAGTATTAAATATGTGGGTGTGCaaaacaaagaagaaaataaaaccgGGGAAGAAGAAACCAAATGGTGCTAGGGGAACTATACCTCAGGGCGTTGGAGGAAAGTGGGAGAAGGTGGGGTGGAGGTTCGCTGTGAAGGGGAATACTTAAAGGGGTTGGGGGAACCTTGGAATCTCCCTCCATTGAAAATACTACTAAAAAGGAACAAATCAGGGGACTAGGTCAACATCCTCAATCTCTTCCACTGTCTTTCCCTGaaaagacaacacaaacatGTCCCATGCTGGACATCAACATGACTGAAAAGGACAATAAACATGATATTACCTTTAATAAATGACTACGAAAGCTTTGTTGTTCACGGTACATGATCGGCAATTGCTAAATAAACGTCTATGTAAGAGAAACTAATATTACAGTTCTGTACATAATCGAATAGAAAAATAGCTATAACTAGACCTTTTACCACACTATAGAAAACtactttaaaataaacaattaccCGCTAGCGACATCTGCGATTAGCTTCACATCGTCTCTTTACACATACTTTAAGAATGGCGCCAATTATTGAAGACAAATTGGTACAAGGCTTTTGCCCCATTttgaaaaagctttttttttgtctttaatgtGCACTTTTTTGAAAGACACTTTTTAGTGTTGTCATGGGGATGGAAACCCGGTGTGGCTGCCCACCTACAATGTTAGCTAGCTCACATtcaaagctagctaactacgACATGTTAATTCATATCGTGCATGTCGATGTTTGTGCATATCgtgaatttaaattaaataacccTTTGCGTTCTGAGTAGCTAGCTATGTACAAaattggtatttttttttttttttaagtcactCAATGAGGCTAACGTCAACATAGGGTAGTACAGTATTAACACAACCGTACCTAGCGTTGCTAAAGTTAGCTGCTGCCAAAACTAGCCGCTACCAAAGCGGCTAACGACGTTCTTAGCTGCAGTTAATGCGATGTTTGCCTTTAGCTAAATAGCATACACATTGCAttggaaaatgtaatatttcatgTAGCTAGCCAACTTCAAATAGTAAACTTACCACACCGTAATAATTATTTGCATGAAAAAGCTTGAAGTTTAAGTATTATTCGTTAGCATTGTAAACATCATTATCATAAACAAGCCGGACGGCGGCCGAGTATAAACATTTCGCCTTGTTCATCAACTTCCACCGGCACAACAATCAATAAACCAATCAACGCAAAGCTTACACATTATAGAAATCCCTCCAGAATATCGACCCAATAAAAGGAAACTAGAAATCTAGCTCAACCAATTGCATTGTGGTTAGGGGATTATGTTGGGTAATGGGCGGTCTTTATCCCCGTGTGAACCTGAGTGATGTTACATTAAAACCAATCAGAAAAGCTGGAAAGTGGCTTGTTAAGGCAGCAACTCCATGTAACCCAAATTTGAGCTAACGTTTTCTCCTAAAGCCAGCGTGATGTTACACAGTGGAATGCACACAAATACAGGACAATATAAagtaatatttgtttattttaaaacgACATTTAGGCTTCACACAATGAAAGATCAGACAACAGaaaatgtggatgtgtgtaAAAGCAAGCAAGATAGAGCCAAACTCGTGTGGAGATCAAAATCATGTGTAAAGATCAAAGTCTAGTCTTTTGGAATTGTAGAACTGACTATTTCCTTGTCTAATCCTTCTGCAGTAAACACCATCTTTGAAATAGCCTTCATCCACCCAACCCTGAAACAGAAATAGAACATTGGGATTACTAGCATATATTAATTCcatcaaagaaaacattttggttcATTAATATCAAAACATCTTTTatggaaaacattaaaacagtaaaaaacattCCCAAAAGATTATTAATTTCAATACTCTTCAAATGGCATGTTTCCTTATTAAACAGAGTGTACTCTATGCATATAAAAAAATGGTGAAATAATAACAGCAGCAGATTTCAGGTGGACGAACCAGCAATTCATGAGCCATACAAAGTTGACTTATCAGATtgttaagaaaataataaaaaatgtaaattaaactaCAACTACTATGTAAGGagcaaaatagtttttgttaCATTGAAAATGTCTGAGTGAATGTTTTCCATTGTAAAACCAAAGATAATTCAAACCTGCATCTGCTGACTGCTGAAGGGACCGTAGAGTTCCGAATTCTCCTCTATGTCCCATTTATACTCCCACATCACCTCGTCACTCGCTGTTAAGACCAACAAAAGGTTTCCACATACAACTCAAAAGTCAACATACACCACTGTAGTATTAGTATGAATGGTTAGAAACTAGTTTATTTCACACCAGTTTACTATAACTAACCTGTCTCATCAGCATTATCTTTTTCCGGAGCTTTGACACCATGTTTTTCGTCAATTTTGTCTGCGAACATGTCAagctcatcctcttcctcctcctccacctctccacgtTTATTCCCCACACCTGGCTGTGACTGGCTCTTCTTTTTCAATACGTAGGCCAGTTTTTCATATGTCTGCTGGTATATTTCAAACACCCCACTCCCAACAAGTCTGTCTGCCAGTGCTGTGAGCCTGTCTAGTTTTTCAGTATCTCTATTGGTTTCTTCAGCTTTGCCATTCTCTTCCCTTAGTTTTCCCTTTTTCCGCCCACCTAGGCCTCCAAGCCGGCGCAGACCAGCGGCAACACTCTCCCCAGGTAACAGCAGCTCCAATACAGCTTCTGTGAGTTGATTCTGGCTGTAGGAGGCCAAAGGGTCCTCTGCAGGTTCCTTTTCTTCTTCCATGTCTTCCCCTTCATCACTGTCCGCCtgcttctcttctctctgcttttcttcctctgcctcATCTTCATCACCcattctccttctccttttgGCCGCCAGACCTTTCTTTTTTCGTTTTGCAGGTTGCTCTCGTATTTTCACCTTTCAAGTGAGACACATTAGGCATTactgtataaaatattattttgaagtGAGCAACTAGTCAAGTaacgcacacaaaaaaaaaagagttacCCAGTCAATGTTGTCAAGCCAGTTGTCCCGGATCATCTCTTCCTTTTTAACAAAGTAGTTCCCTTCAGAGTCAAAGTGTCCTTCCTGCATCTCCTCATCCAGGTTAAAGGGTGTGATGGGAACCCCCTCATCACAGTCAATTGTTGCTCCCTCTTGacctaaaaaaacaaaaaaaggtacCATTAGACATGTAATAACTAAAGACCCAGCTACCAattatgaacacattttttgatAAGACATACCTTCCACATCATCACTGGCCAGCATGTTGTATTTGCTGCTCTTTTCTCCATCTTCCTCGTCCTCTTCGTCACTGTCCAGAGAATGTTTTCCCTTGAACCTGGAGCCTGGCCCAAGCACATCTTCGCATAACTGGTGAGTTCCCAGGTGAGAAAAAAAACTGGTCAGTGCAAAGACAatccacaaaaaaatacatctagTTAACAGATATATTCAAACATAAGAGTGTAAACCTTGTACAGTGCTGTGCTTGTCAGACgtaaaaaatgtgaaaaaaattaGCTTGAGCTTAAGAATATCATATAGCACTGCACACAGGTGTGATGGcaagcacctttttctttgggACGTCCTCGTCCAAGTCCAACAACTCTCCACCATCACCGTCCCCGAACGTTACTTTTCTTTTCGACATGCTGTTGATTATGAGTGAAAAATCAAAAGATATGTTTCCTATATTCCTGAAAGAACTGTAATTTGTCAAATAGAAGTACAACTCCCGCGCTAGTTAGTAAGCGCCAAACAAAACTTTACAGTTCAGAATCACGTCGTCAAACCGTTTCAGGTAGGGCATTCTCCATTTTATTCGGTTTGCATATATGttttaacaacaacattttttttttttttaacaacaacgAAGGTGAGAACTAAATTCGACGTAATGTCAAAGTTTCTATTGCATAGCATACATTTGTCCGTTTGTAAAAAGAACAAAGCATGGACCAATCTGAAAATGTCCAATATATACTACCTATTACTAATCATTTCAGAACCAAACAAAATAGTTTTGCGTAATGAATACATCTTTGCGACTGACGACGTAGCAAATAATGACCCTGGCTAATATTAGCGATAAAGCTATCTAAACATGCACACTGATCAATATTTATGCTACTACACTATTCCAAGTGGCGCTATCTTACACGACTGATTGCTAATCTTGATCTTACTACCGTGGTAATAacatcatgttttgttttgctaaGTACGAgatcaagctagctagctactttagTGGTGTGGCTAACCTGGCGTTAACCTTAGCAAGTAGCCCTAACTAACGCAGACATCTACCACAGCAACTGATGAGCGTACTTTAGCCAGCTTTCACAGCACCTTGCACAACATGGAAATTCAgaacagaaaaatacaataagaattTAAATACagatacagaaaaacaaatctcgCTAGCTAGATACCTGGTGGTGTGAAAATTCTGTAAGCGCCATCCATTAACTAAACAGGAAGTGATGTCGAACGTGATGCGTACTATTCTGGGTTCACGTTGCCaagaaaaatctaaacattCCAACCGTTCAGGGCCAGGTGTTTTCAGAACGTGCAACTTTGTAcaatgtgtttgcatgttttgtAACATATCTATTCCAATGTGCTGGTGGCGTTATTCTGTACAGACCCATGCAAGACACTCCTTTTTCTTGGGAGAAACTCTTTGATCCTTATTAATTTAT
This is a stretch of genomic DNA from Esox lucius isolate fEsoLuc1 chromosome 11, fEsoLuc1.pri, whole genome shotgun sequence. It encodes these proteins:
- the prr14 gene encoding uncharacterized protein prr14 isoform X2, whose protein sequence is MQIIITVCCEDGKKPVDRRRSGRIQKTSKHREPKDRVAAQKPSRRKASPPKRERESSMVQLSQSLSVKLMRTDTTDKLLRKSDLDLNVASRYQMSKHKETKGTNKVTPSSSTHIFNVKTAGQSEDDFDFNQSDMEADYDCVKSPERPPSMAQWVIGPLFQSFKSKMASFTEIVMSPVRLFKPNGSPPEPDLDISASHGSPQQGPGYGITSETVKNPFEVGKVGHDSAFRKCLNFSMNFETHSTLTNNLIQPEDKQSDTLGSNSSEKEINNDYLPCKQSRRLLRSSIKDGSDSTESKLNSSFQHPDSSSVSCGPKLVPKVQIEKQKDSTLELQRPMCQQLVCQNTSEIQSCPPATTGASDAESFSSLPAEIVDFKPKAKPLTAKCYEETKVWDSNDSERSSPTSPGTLCQADNSSASVGLPQDQNMLCGHQLGISVRRSPRKPLNVSVNEITLNNHALVSQSLQNECEEKQSHMAGRAKRAKRRCLAAPLTTIKKDRKRVKLMKGERWEEVTRTEDTVDNDLESSTLSPVEHTIDVEPVMPRVGMEPYDEPHSLKRMGLPRVHSTMYIKTTQKPSETHVLLMQVKDKGGGRRESIKNMSQTLEATSTDGSVLEHINRTLCDNSTGPCSIRDVTSALTYDGNDCSSACNLEMETTMTTTLNQEFPVSGQHLDVIGKRPQPRSKSLQKYTTKKRNISPMVEIRSSHSNPKCPKLNETAPEESFPLTSRRSVNWSSSQDRGTSVRLPEGVLHLNSLQPSKDDNVNVDSRSSDMTQPTLHTNAVVDVHKEASWEEEMTGSCKSSNKKGNESSKSSVTKLLVAKRLEKPIVDDKGDRQGSFIEDNNKTSDSQGLDQIKVEDRSWPWKNCPKSFIKVNKNLVKNYLAMQGNVVRDPVEEVLSTASKPPDLSQNHTDDVMEVEKDGNECSQTRLRGRGQKKKAPTLSKKHRPVVKVQQKEERMAEVGERFTKKLLRSYSCPEIPVLVHHDSQPNAFLRGRIISVPRLHPALLPPVPLPPALSRRARRHTVSSGEIERDIAPLCLRKEVFPSRRSDFFGSPSPSTPLSPSTSISARATCFLSSPLAFLSRKLQKGSQAATSSACGHASSTPFSGFSFTSSCSSLRHLFSSSDPSDLLSPDISSASVSSICSALSQIPLEGEGETSKQREEDGENVENSDCFSLEFEAMRMREEKALSDSEIKLESCKHEERRKVSSIRIRKALPKPLHNLTPMGLPKPIRVKKKEFSLEEIYTNKNFTKPPERRLETIFEVPLSRRDGSQAFLGQKRMKRFLEFPEVGVVRKPRKPLVGAGAGGGSSRKAGVGSSFGRPKRGVCPSSKDDSTVNLLELDSLLCAKLDQLDSWLAFDEEIC
- the prr14 gene encoding uncharacterized protein prr14 isoform X1, whose translation is MEGDSKVPPTPLSIPLHSEPPPHLLPLSSNALSCEDGKKPVDRRRSGRIQKTSKHREPKDRVAAQKPSRRKASPPKRERESSMVQLSQSLSVKLMRTDTTDKLLRKSDLDLNVASRYQMSKHKETKGTNKVTPSSSTHIFNVKTAGQSEDDFDFNQSDMEADYDCVKSPERPPSMAQWVIGPLFQSFKSKMASFTEIVMSPVRLFKPNGSPPEPDLDISASHGSPQQGPGYGITSETVKNPFEVGKVGHDSAFRKCLNFSMNFETHSTLTNNLIQPEDKQSDTLGSNSSEKEINNDYLPCKQSRRLLRSSIKDGSDSTESKLNSSFQHPDSSSVSCGPKLVPKVQIEKQKDSTLELQRPMCQQLVCQNTSEIQSCPPATTGASDAESFSSLPAEIVDFKPKAKPLTAKCYEETKVWDSNDSERSSPTSPGTLCQADNSSASVGLPQDQNMLCGHQLGISVRRSPRKPLNVSVNEITLNNHALVSQSLQNECEEKQSHMAGRAKRAKRRCLAAPLTTIKKDRKRVKLMKGERWEEVTRTEDTVDNDLESSTLSPVEHTIDVEPVMPRVGMEPYDEPHSLKRMGLPRVHSTMYIKTTQKPSETHVLLMQVKDKGGGRRESIKNMSQTLEATSTDGSVLEHINRTLCDNSTGPCSIRDVTSALTYDGNDCSSACNLEMETTMTTTLNQEFPVSGQHLDVIGKRPQPRSKSLQKYTTKKRNISPMVEIRSSHSNPKCPKLNETAPEESFPLTSRRSVNWSSSQDRGTSVRLPEGVLHLNSLQPSKDDNVNVDSRSSDMTQPTLHTNAVVDVHKEASWEEEMTGSCKSSNKKGNESSKSSVTKLLVAKRLEKPIVDDKGDRQGSFIEDNNKTSDSQGLDQIKVEDRSWPWKNCPKSFIKVNKNLVKNYLAMQGNVVRDPVEEVLSTASKPPDLSQNHTDDVMEVEKDGNECSQTRLRGRGQKKKAPTLSKKHRPVVKVQQKEERMAEVGERFTKKLLRSYSCPEIPVLVHHDSQPNAFLRGRIISVPRLHPALLPPVPLPPALSRRARRHTVSSGEIERDIAPLCLRKEVFPSRRSDFFGSPSPSTPLSPSTSISARATCFLSSPLAFLSRKLQKGSQAATSSACGHASSTPFSGFSFTSSCSSLRHLFSSSDPSDLLSPDISSASVSSICSALSQIPLEGEGETSKQREEDGENVENSDCFSLEFEAMRMREEKALSDSEIKLESCKHEERRKVSSIRIRKALPKPLHNLTPMGLPKPIRVKKKEFSLEEIYTNKNFTKPPERRLETIFEVPLSRRDGSQAFLGQKRMKRFLEFPEVGVVRKPRKPLVGAGAGGGSSRKAGVGSSFGRPKRGVCPSSKDDSTVNLLELDSLLCAKLDQLDSWLAFDEEIC
- the cd2bp2 gene encoding CD2 antigen cytoplasmic tail-binding protein 2, whose translation is MSKRKVTFGDGDGGELLDLDEDVPKKKLCEDVLGPGSRFKGKHSLDSDEEDEEDGEKSSKYNMLASDDVEGQEGATIDCDEGVPITPFNLDEEMQEGHFDSEGNYFVKKEEMIRDNWLDNIDWVKIREQPAKRKKKGLAAKRRRRMGDEDEAEEEKQREEKQADSDEGEDMEEEKEPAEDPLASYSQNQLTEAVLELLLPGESVAAGLRRLGGLGGRKKGKLREENGKAEETNRDTEKLDRLTALADRLVGSGVFEIYQQTYEKLAYVLKKKSQSQPGVGNKRGEVEEEEEDELDMFADKIDEKHGVKAPEKDNADETASDEVMWEYKWDIEENSELYGPFSSQQMQGWVDEGYFKDGVYCRRIRQGNSQFYNSKRLDFDLYT